A single region of the Penaeus vannamei isolate JL-2024 chromosome 23, ASM4276789v1, whole genome shotgun sequence genome encodes:
- the LOC138865959 gene encoding uncharacterized protein, with the protein MVDFNAVSGCDRTGYEMFVGPHGSGADTSSENSLLFRDFARSQKRRISGSWYQCPDPHRWTWVYRSAEFCGTDHRLVVDTLWVHFSGPMITLGCFIWTESESNNLFSQIQYINKNTTYFNGGMAEPSRSETPLGRALELLITENKKEKSGHIHDNLTDLVLLWDTCKREMLDAAQETFDECFAGNTGRHRCLPCGLSDRGLGLALFSGDSSSLSKWLDRLRSCCGVGVLAEYFEQLYQVDSPKVNLYAGSAVIPLPDPPISEDPPSLTEVRGAISKLKSGKALGICNTPAELLKAHGEPMACGLHAVQAAIWWSVTVPPDFLRGVVIPLWKGKGDRWDCSSHQSITLLSIPGKVLAHILLRRIREHLLRHQRQEQSGFTLGKSTVDRIFAFRVIVERRHEFRHRPQETVRYGASGITVRDPETERNSNKDYWTNSVKWLLGRATVQSLCGATQGNIKVTDHDFADDVAILSESLETLVVALEAFSYEAKPLGLEVS; encoded by the exons ATGgttgacttcaatgcggtatctggctgtgatcgaactggctatgagatgtttgttggtcctcatggttcaggagctgataccagcagcgagaatagcctccttttccgggactttgcaaggtcgcAGAAAaggaggatttctggctcctggtaccagtgcccagacccacatcgttggacatg ggtttataggagtgccgagttctgtggtactgaccacagATTGGTTGTGGATACCCTATGGGTCCACttcagcggtccaatgatcactctagggtgtttcatctggacagaatcagaatcaaataatctatttagccaaatacaatacatcaacaaaaatacaacatatttcaatggtggtatggctgagccctccaggagtgagACTCCCTTAGGAAGGGCCCTTGAACTATTAATCactgaaaacaagaaagagaaatcaggacatatt CACGACAATCTGACGGAtcttgtacttctgtgggacacctgcAAAcgcgaaatgcttgatgcagctcaagaaacaTTTGATGAATGTTTTGCAGGAAACACTGGAAGACACAGATGCTTGCCAtgcggcttgtctgacaggggattgggacttgcactgttctcag GTGACAGCAGCTCACTTAGTAAGTGgctagatcgtctcagatcctgttgcggtgtgggagtgttggctgagtattttgagcagttgtaccaggttgactcaCCAAAAGTTAACTTGTATGCAGGTAGCgctgtgattccgttgccggacccacccatcagtgaggatccaccctccctaactgaagttaggggggcgatctccaagctgaagagtggtaaagcattGGGTATTTGCAAcaccccagctgaactgttaaaggctcaTGGAGAACCTATGGCatgtgggttgcatgctgtccaggCTGCAATCTGGTGGTCCGTTACCGTTCCCCCTGACtttttgaggggtgtggtcatccctctctggaaggggaagggggaccgatgggactgcagcagtcaccaaagcatcacactgctcagtataccaggcaaggttcttgcccacatccttctgagacgtatcagagaacACCTACTTAGGCATCAGAGacaggagcaatctggattcactcttggTAAGTCCACAGTAGACCGTATCTTTgcgtttcgagtcattgtagagcgccgtcatgagttcaggcatcgacctcaagaaaccgttcgatatggtgcatcgggaatcactgtgcgagatcctgagactgagaggaattccaacaaggattactggaCTAACAGTGtca AATGgctactgggcagagctactgtccaaagtctTTGTGGAGCAACACAGGGCaacatcaaggttacagaccatgactttgctgatgatgttgctattctatctgagtctttggaaaccttagtggtggctctcgaagCATTTAGttatgaagcaaagcccttgggtctagaggtctcctga